One Paroedura picta isolate Pp20150507F chromosome 3, Ppicta_v3.0, whole genome shotgun sequence genomic window carries:
- the TMEM100 gene encoding transmembrane protein 100: MTDEPIKEISGGSKCPQCAILEKSNNNDRRVTPVPLVSECQLTAATGGNELSCYRCTVPFGVVILIAGVVVTAVAYSFNSHGSIISVLGLVVLSFGLLLLASSVLCWKIRQRSKKAKRRESQTVLVANQRSLFA; encoded by the coding sequence ATGACCGACGAGCCAATCAAGGAGATCTCGGGAGGTTCCAAATGTCCCCAATGTGCTATATTAGAGAAGAGCAACAACAACGACCGTAGGGTGACACCTGTCCCTCTAGTGAGTGAATGCCAGCTCACAGCCGCCACAGGGGGAAACGAACTCTCCTGTTACCGCTGCACAGTCCCTTTTGGCGTGGTGATCCTCATTGCGGGAGTGGTGGTCACTGCCGTGGCATACAGCTTCAACTCTCATGGCTCCATCATCTCTGTCCTTGGATTGGTTGTCTTGTCGTTTGGACTCCTTTTGCTGGCTTCAAGCGTGCTGTGTTGGAAAATCAGGCAGAGGAGCAAGAAGGCAAAGAGGCGAGAAAGCCAGACCGTGCTTGTTGCAAATCAGAGAAGCCtatttgcttaa